The stretch of DNA gtgtttatcataccatttcgttcggttgtttaggagctattaacgctcaaaatctcggtctccggcgtaacgctttcgttttcgaaactttgattttacaccccggtatagcaatgaaagacgtagtccaacgtcaaacttttctgaactctaatccatcaaatttggtgtcCCTGTAAAggtcgttgattatatgctaaggtaATAATGACGAAAGTTTGGAAGCGCAAGTGGATTTTGAAGCCctgggcaattccacgaaccaaacactggaaaggtagcttgcggatcaggtTTGTTCCATTAGATGTATACACTAGCCAGAAACTATCAACGAGCAGAATAATGTTGTTTCAACACACCGTACTGGTCAATGAACGAAAAGCGGTTAATAAGTCCTTTTACAATAGTCCTGAACCTTGTTTCCAATAGCTCCGGTTCCGGTAAGACAATAAATTTTATAACGCCCCCGCAGGTTGCTTGTATCGTCACTGGACCAAATTTTCTAGTCCGTCCGGAAACACCTTGGACAGCAGCTTTGAAAACAAAACCAGTAGTAGTGACAGAAGAAAGCttttattttcccatacatttgtgccACTATTTGTTTTAACGCCATAATTCGCTGGGTAAACTCCCAATATCCTCAATTTTAGTAACATGTCTCGTTTAAAATTTCGTAAAGTGTTCCCCAGTATACAAATTCTACTTCAGTACCTTAATTTTATAAAACGGATCATTGTACACAATTTTTCATTGCATACAAGTTGTATAGAATGTACTGTGTATGGTATGTATTCAGGAGAAACTAAGCCGAGCGAAAGCTTGAATAATATAGATTGTTCCTCCCTTCCACTTTCTTGATTGGTTCGAAAAGCTTTTATCCCATTTTATCGTGTACAAGTATATTAATACAAGTGCTTTCGCCGCTTCCACACACCATTCCCCTCATTCCACAACACGAGTGATGTGACATTACAGTAATCGTTAGCTCCTTACCTTACTTTTCAGCTCTTTTTTTACCCGAATCGATAACAGAAGGGGACATGATTTCAAATCTCATCGAAAGACAGCTATAGTCACGTTATTCTTCTTCGGATATGCTGTGACTCTAATCATTCACAGTATTTGCCGCTCGGAATAAGGGAGATTTTTATCTTCCAACAAGTGTCGGTCAGATGATAATCAACAAACGCAACTACCACCAGCTCATTTCTGTATATCAGTATGTCACACTGTCCGTGGTAATGTAATAGTAAATTTGGTGCAAACGCAAATCAACCCGTGACTTTGGTGTGGACGGTTCTACTCATCGTTCGCTACACTGAAGCAGTCGCAGTACTCGGTTTTCGCTTAATTCGATCATATCCTGTTTTGGTTTATTCTACGCTAAGATTCCCGGGATTTGTTTAGCATGGCCAGCAACACTCAAGGAATTCAGCAGCTGCTGACCGCGGAAAAGAAGGCTGCCGAAAAAGTCGGAGAGGCTCGCAAACGTAAGTAATTAGTGATACCGCTCGCGACAGTGAAAATGCTGGTTGGTCACATGACCCTGTATCAGGTTATATTTTCTGATAGAAAAGTTTTCACTGGTCAATGTTCCTGCTAATTCTCAACCATTTCTCCAACCTAGGTAAGACACGTCGCTTGAAGCAAGCCAAGGATGAGGCCACCGATGAGATTGAGAAGTACCGCGTCGAGCGGGAAAGACAGTTCAAGGATTTCGAAGCGAAGGTTAGTTGGGAATATGCTTTTGTCATAGATGTAGAATACGTTTTGAAATTTGCTAGCAGATTAACATTGACATGAATAAAATGAATAGTAGTCAGTTCACAATATTCACAATTTCGCGTTGCGATGTAGCACGTGACAGAATTTCAATtgattaattgaaaaatgagATTGAAATTGTAATACGTTACGTAAATAACGTTGCTCATCTTTATGATTTAAACCTGTTCGGTAGCAATACAAACCTGACCATCTTATCTAATTTGCTAAAATAAAGCGTAATGTTCCACTTGTTGAAAATAATTCAGTGTGCTTTTTCCAGCATATTAAAATATGAGCAATGaaagattttatatttagtttgcaTGTTCGGCTATATCTGTTTGTTGTAGGGGATTGTAATTCCAACAATTGAAACATGGCATGGGATTCAGCTAGTAATTCCTCGTCCCAACTCGAATGAATCCAAAATTGATAAAACCGGGAACAACAGCTTCACGAATTGTCAAGATTAGTGTGAcgtcgatcacaccttgattgGCAAGCTCTTCCACAAGTTCGAATTCTTTGAGGTCGATAATGTCACGGCAAGTagcaacgcatttgcgttgattcAAGGTTGTATAAAATATTACGTCTACGGggtctcatttatttatttactagatgacccggcaaacttcgtcccgtccaaaatttatttttcgttatcacatccacacatccatttcagacacaattctcgaagatttttcaaccacttgcaaataacatatttctccgttacatggaataaatgtttgatacagtaaatatgatagaataaagacaatcttaaatcggacaattctattctcgagttttgctattatcaacatattcggtgatcaatttttttatatagatagaagaagatataggagtgcgttttatcacattaaaatccatttccactcgcgaacaaaattcaattagcgcaaacatcaaatggatcaACAACGTTTGTCACTATATAATTGTAGAAGATATGCGAATTCGAATCTTCTTAATTTCCCcactttccttcagagttttccgtaaattttcaattgtcatgtttggttggaatatatgtattattttttactggactccctctccattccagaggagagagaggtgtcataccatcatagaaacatttctcgtatccaaaaaaccctaacataccaaatttggctccatttttttgattagttttcaagttatgtagaagtttgtgtttcatttgtatggcagcccctatCCAGCTTGCATACGGCTTATTACTACTAacataacacaaaaaaaatcacaataatacaattcaattattgagaaaacaaaaaaaactataacaattattaaaattaattcaGGTATTCTTTGCATTGCTTCTTGAATGTTGTGAACAATTTGTGATTTCTCATATGATTGAGAAGAGAATTCCAAAGACAAACACCTCTTACAAATAATGTTTTCCCATATAATGCAGTGGTGTGTGTCGGTAAAACATATTTATTTAGTCTGTCACTTCTGAAAGGCGTCAATTTCTCATACAAATATGAAGGGCATTTTGTAGTGATTATTTTCTGAATCATAATACAAGAACGAACTTTGATATAGTTGTGGAATGAGTAACCCAAAAGTTCGATTTGTAAATGAGAAACGCTGTCCAGGCGGTTGAGATTGAAAACGAAACGAACACAAGTATTAAGTGCTACCCTTAGCATGTCCAAAGTTTGCATATCAAACGAAAGCAAGAGAAAGTCATGAAGTATGGTAAAATGAAACTTTTAAAAACTCCAAGCTTAGTCTTTTTATTCAAGCAATAACCCTTTAATTTGAAACAACGCAAACTTGACGAAAACAACAAACTTGACGTTCAACAAATAACGATTGCAAAACTTTGAATTTGTAACATTTTCGAATATACAGTAATAATCCGCCTCCTATTTTCCCAATTCTATCATTTCTCATAGTGTTATAACCACTGACTTGAACTAAACTCGAATTTTTACTGTCAGTCAACCACGTTTCGCATACACAAGCGATATCAACACTAGAAATGCTCTTTTTTTACGCAACTcatgtatttttattatattcctAGCGCCTATGCTTTGCATATTCAAGCAACACACTGATACTTTATTAGATATTGCAGCAGACATCATAACAATTCCAGGAATGCAAATATCTGTAGAGGTGTTTGAAAAATTAGAATTATCTCGATAATGAACACTCCAGAAGCAACACAGTTGTGTCcagaaatataaatataaattcattgaaaataaaaataaataaataacacttaTGCTAACAAGGACGCAAAAATACCATTGCAAAGAGAAAATTATGAACGACAAAAAACCAAGTGTAATAATTCATCTTCATTAATATATAATTCAATAACAGAACTCATGCAAAAAGAAGCCGGTCTCGTATTTCATTCAACAGCTCTCAATACAAAAACAATCCGCAGCAACGGCaggcatcaacagcaacagcaacaaactCCAGTACCAAACGGTACCCGTAGAAAACAGCATACGTGTTGAAACacaaaaaatgaaacacaaatttctgcattactcgaaaattaatcaagtaaacgaaatcaaatttggcatattgagattttagggtgcaataaatgttttatggtggttagatactcctccccctctcttaggtggggctgccatacaaatgaaactcaaatttctacattactcgagaattaatcaagcaaatggaaccaaattttgcatatggagtttttagggtgcaataaatgattctatggtggttagatactcctccccctctcttaggtggggctgccatacaaatgaaacacaaatttctgcaaaaatgtttttatggtggttagatactcctccccctctcttaggttgggctgccatacaaatgaaactcaaatttctgcattactcgagaattaatcaagcaaatggaaccaaattttgcatagggagtttttagggtgcaataaatgattctatggtggttagatactcctccccctctcttaggtggggctgccatacaaatgaaactcaatcaaactttgattttacaccccggtatagaaatgaaagacgtagtcctacgtcaaaatgtgcccccctctcccctactaTATAATTGATTAAcatacagggtggcgcataagtcacgcaaccgatttgcacaaaataaaatttcgtaTAAAAAAATGCCTCTCgatacaaaatctttattctcgaataaaaaacgatacaaagtcgTCAACTGGTaccgcttaggaaccaacacgATCGATAGTTGTTTTCCTTCCGAGAGCGTTGCGCGACATATGCGCCACCCTATAGGACTTTCAAATGAccaggttttccggttacataccttttcaataattttctcaacgttttatggatatggtttgagtttcAACCAGAACTTCAaagctaaaaataaacaaattttgctATCACAGTTCTgtttttgtggaagaactgGAACTCACTAAACCAACGGTTTATCAAGtcaattatcatttttaaactcataaaattccagttgcgcaatatattctttgttcacatttattaaAATAATCTTCAAATTCTCAAGGTAAATTTAATTAAATGCGTCTATAACAATACCAATTAGAATGAACATTGTataagctatcaaactttgttcaaaagtacgttatgaattttagtttcctccgatatgattgtgaagacatttgaaaaaaatcacctggcatcccaggACCAAACTGAAATATATATATCGAGCTTAGCTgcgattttttaaaacaaagtATTAGTTTCCACAAAAACCCAGAGCTTATCAGAATTCTTATTAAAACGAAATATGACGACATCTGCTTTTAACATCCATTATGGAAAACGTATCGCGCCAATAAATGTAACCCCCTAGAATATTTTCGATCCTTAATGACGTTTCCTTACTTCTGCAGCACATAGGTTCCCGCGAGGGAGTCTCGAATAAAATTGACGCCGACACCAAGATTCGTATCGAGGAGATGGCCCGTGCTTTCAACGCAAAGAAGGAACCAGTCGTTCAGGAGGTACTACAGTGCCTGTATGACATCAAGCTGGAGGTACACAAGAATGTCCACGCCTGAGCACGGACATATTGGATCGACACAAGTGCGCTGCACGTACGACGGAACGGCAACGTAAAGAAACTTCAAACATTTTGGAAATAGCGTGGCATTCTCCTACATCATCAACGGCCACATCGATGTCGGCAAGACATGTCCGAGAGTTGTTCACATAACGTTGACGTTCACGTTGTATATGTAGCGCTCTATGTACGGTATAACAACGTCATCAGTAACAGTTGATTTTCACATATAAACGCATTCCATTTGTTTTTCCTCTGTCGTtgtgttttataaattttactgAAATCGCTCGGAATGAGTTGAAGGATTACTTAAACATTGCTTAGTATTACTGTAAATAAGATCATGTAAGAAAGGAAACGCttagtttaaaaaatatagttaCATACACCCCAActtttattgtttgtttttaaaGAGGCGTAGAACTTTAAGTTGTTTCAGAAATTTGGCTACATCGCAAAAAAATCCAACTTATTTGAAGATGAAGTTACATAATCTCCGgacttttattgtttttattcttTTCAAAGAGACGTAGAACTTCAAATTATTTCAGGAATTTTGGCTTTATCGaaagaaaattccaattcatttaaagATTATtccttgtggaggcgatctggcgtagtgataacatccatgcctctcacgctaaaggtcacgagttcaattctcactcccgacattcttccaaaaatggaagtaaaaagtgacgaaccagccaaatgagttgaaagtcactataatacagataaaaaaagattattccatttatttttatttgaatgatagctGAACCCGGTGCAAGCGTTGCTACGCTTGCAACTGAATGTATATAAATTTAATAGAACTGGTTTATGGTTGTTTTTGGCTATGATAGTGcgttttgataattttcatttttttttgtttacgtaACTACATTGCATAACAAAATTTGTTCTCAAATGCCTTCatctaaaaaaatgaaaaaaaatctattatatttttttcttttcttcaaatacagtaatcgttcgctaactagtcctggtttaactggtctgctttttaactgggaactgggaaatgttatgaaaactgacattattttcgcatgacaaaaacattgattaaataacagaaaaataatttcatcaaattatatttcatacctgttgtcgcactcaatgcgaaacttccattggtatacttttgtttatccaatttcattgtcaacgcgaatcaaacaattcattcaagttcccctcgattttatttgacgttttacatgCCGCACCCGTTataacgcgaatgtcgataactggtcttcccttttcgcccagttagcgaatATTTACTGTACCTGAATTcctattggatttttttttccaaaatatgtaTATACAGGGAAAActagttatcgacattcgcctTATAACTGGTCCGGCATTCGACAATTTTTCGTATAAGTTATGTTTAAGTAATATGtaaccaattactcgcggttggctcgagattATTGTATGCTtcgtcaaacttaaaatttttagtcaattgacgaatttaagcaaagctgaatcagctcatgcgacatctacattagagctcagaaccacaaaagtgagggtgtatgtttattttacccactgaaaagcaagattcggtggtgattattcattttatttcaatttagattcatttcagccattgaatgtcgtcagtatatggtaagaaagttggtgttttgtatatttacgatggtttcaacacgtgatttgaagtcatagataatcttcgaaaattttaagtttgatgatgcataccggttattgatactatggttagttgcgatgaaatcgatatcatatcaaattggctgatatcattgattatgtaggggtcgatacgagaaggatttgcagtatttttagcgcaaaacaccctattcatagtttacttagttgaaaaaaaaatgagtgggttatatctatgatataaccgcaaggttgacgtggaactaccttagcttagcaatcattcgtttgtattgattaaattcttgatcgaatgaaacagtttccaaattcaattgagttcaatatatttgctctgtgagtgaaaaaaatgaacaaatgccatgtaaagtcaattcatttattgtgattgattgttcttcgttacaagtaaatttaatgacggaccttttacgtttggtatgatgactagaacaaaatatttgtacggaagaattatcaaacgtttgatgaaccagcctaaggctgaatagtcctacgtcaaaatctttccaatcaagacaaaaaaaaattatcaaacgattattttattttacatttccctctgaagtttacatcccaaaagtgtacatacttctcgaatctcgaatttgcttgaaactgggaagttcattcgcttcgaggagctgcacgattttcccaggttcctaagtttagaagatcatgttaggacagacatattccactctgcaca from Toxorhynchites rutilus septentrionalis strain SRP chromosome 3, ASM2978413v1, whole genome shotgun sequence encodes:
- the LOC129779231 gene encoding V-type proton ATPase subunit G-like, which gives rise to MASNTQGIQQLLTAEKKAAEKVGEARKRKTRRLKQAKDEATDEIEKYRVERERQFKDFEAKHIGSREGVSNKIDADTKIRIEEMARAFNAKKEPVVQEVLQCLYDIKLEVHKNVHA